Proteins from a genomic interval of Bacteroidota bacterium:
- a CDS encoding family 16 glycoside hydrolase, translating to MTATSAFRVMLRAAVTGLALILTLPLNHAFAQANEVIFSPVKIDGPVHDPTINSYWYGPFSETASVLDVDNDGDYDIAAGKHWYEAPLWIKHRNYRPGADRNGPETESNSEFALDVNGDGWDDIVSSGWMFMKGAYWYENPKRPTAAGEQWKSYKIHQAFNMEGVIHDDIDGDGDEDILVNHWSLVDGQGMTWLEHIDEAPWFIEHVIGREGDTHGNGLGDINMDGRIDIITGQGWYEQPEVATDKPWTFHADWQFQSADPSRAGATAHPDLVYDVNEDGLNDIIIGSAHAYGLAWYEQKLGADGTRSFEHHWIETDYSVFHTLALGDLNGDGKDDLIAGKRLFAHYGGDVGVGDPSFVFWYDIKGGEFERHILSYNHVPYYPDQGSINPPPNNVVGVGMKINVKDMDKDGRNDVILAGKTGLYVFYNQGTPPKPDFRSLIAGRPSIKNLASYYTYPTWRQWPEYKTLFNGHDFTGWKVPKGGEGHWVVKDYMIDYDANTESGRNSDKNLWTTESFGDFALHVEWRFKEASGLHDMPFILPDGSYKNDENGEVIKTPTPNSDSGILLRGSNNQVNLWNWNVGSGELWSVRNNKDATPEQRAAAVPTKRMDNPIGEWNAMDIMVIGDRVSVMLNGEWIIEDAHVPGLPESGPIGLQHHGGIDKKTGEYVATSSLIQFRNLWVRPIDGPLLALEDPADSEEGWETLFNGEDLTGWLTGPNNKFVVEDGELTVKRDNPDGQEHNLDYLWTTGRYDDFILDLEFKVVDGTNSGVFFRTDDVMDPVWTGLEVQVTSSHGHNGITRTGTAGAIYDMLAPTKNAVNPSGEWNTYRLKCVDSKIQVWLNEEHVVDMDIAHWREAHMNPDGSRNKFPTPGTAFAREGHIGLQDHGKPVWYRNIRIKRL from the coding sequence ATGACAGCAACTTCTGCTTTCAGGGTCATGCTGCGTGCTGCTGTAACTGGGCTCGCACTGATCCTCACCTTGCCCCTTAACCACGCCTTTGCACAGGCCAACGAGGTTATTTTTTCTCCCGTAAAGATCGATGGCCCAGTACACGACCCTACCATAAACAGCTACTGGTATGGTCCGTTTTCAGAGACGGCCTCCGTACTCGATGTAGACAACGACGGCGACTACGACATCGCTGCCGGCAAACACTGGTATGAAGCGCCGCTGTGGATCAAGCACCGCAACTACCGCCCCGGTGCTGATCGCAACGGCCCTGAGACCGAGAGCAACAGCGAGTTTGCACTCGACGTTAATGGTGACGGCTGGGACGACATCGTCAGTTCAGGCTGGATGTTTATGAAAGGCGCTTACTGGTATGAAAACCCAAAGCGCCCCACTGCAGCCGGCGAGCAATGGAAATCGTATAAAATCCACCAGGCTTTCAACATGGAAGGCGTGATTCATGATGATATCGATGGAGACGGGGATGAAGACATCCTTGTTAACCACTGGTCGCTTGTTGACGGCCAGGGCATGACGTGGCTCGAGCATATCGACGAAGCGCCATGGTTCATCGAACACGTGATTGGCCGAGAAGGTGACACCCACGGCAATGGCCTTGGTGACATCAACATGGATGGGCGCATCGATATCATAACGGGCCAGGGCTGGTACGAACAGCCCGAAGTGGCAACGGACAAACCCTGGACTTTTCATGCCGATTGGCAGTTCCAGTCAGCTGATCCTTCGCGAGCGGGCGCTACAGCTCACCCGGACCTCGTCTATGACGTAAATGAAGATGGACTCAACGACATCATCATCGGCTCCGCGCACGCGTATGGGCTCGCATGGTATGAACAAAAACTGGGTGCAGATGGCACGCGCTCTTTTGAACACCACTGGATTGAAACCGACTATAGCGTTTTTCACACCCTGGCGCTTGGCGATCTCAACGGTGATGGGAAAGATGACCTGATTGCAGGCAAACGCCTCTTTGCCCACTATGGCGGCGATGTTGGAGTGGGCGACCCCTCTTTTGTCTTCTGGTACGACATCAAAGGCGGTGAATTTGAGCGGCATATCCTGTCCTATAATCATGTACCCTATTATCCGGACCAGGGCAGCATAAACCCACCACCAAACAACGTTGTGGGCGTGGGCATGAAAATCAACGTCAAAGACATGGATAAAGATGGCAGAAACGATGTCATCCTGGCCGGCAAAACCGGTCTCTATGTTTTCTACAACCAGGGTACGCCGCCCAAACCAGATTTCCGCAGTTTGATTGCCGGCCGGCCGTCTATCAAAAATCTCGCCTCCTACTACACGTACCCGACGTGGCGTCAATGGCCCGAATACAAAACCCTCTTTAATGGTCATGACTTCACTGGATGGAAGGTACCCAAAGGCGGCGAAGGGCACTGGGTTGTAAAAGACTACATGATCGACTACGACGCCAACACAGAATCGGGCAGAAATAGCGACAAAAACCTCTGGACAACCGAGTCTTTTGGCGACTTCGCCCTGCACGTGGAATGGCGATTCAAAGAAGCTTCAGGGCTTCACGACATGCCCTTTATTCTACCCGACGGCAGCTACAAAAATGACGAAAACGGAGAAGTGATCAAAACACCGACACCCAACTCCGATTCGGGTATCCTGCTCCGCGGTTCAAACAATCAGGTAAACTTGTGGAACTGGAACGTTGGCTCGGGTGAACTATGGTCGGTTCGCAACAACAAGGATGCCACCCCCGAACAACGCGCAGCAGCCGTACCCACCAAACGGATGGACAACCCCATCGGTGAGTGGAATGCGATGGACATCATGGTTATTGGTGACCGGGTATCGGTAATGCTGAATGGTGAATGGATCATTGAAGATGCCCATGTACCTGGCCTCCCGGAAAGCGGCCCAATCGGCCTTCAGCATCACGGCGGAATTGATAAAAAAACGGGTGAGTATGTGGCAACGTCCAGCCTGATTCAATTCCGTAACCTCTGGGTTCGTCCTATTGATGGGCCATTACTCGCACTGGAAGATCCGGCAGACAGCGAAGAAGGCTGGGAGACGCTTTTTAATGGCGAAGACCTTACCGGTTGGCTCACAGGGCCCAACAACAAGTTTGTTGTTGAAGATGGCGAACTTACCGTTAAACGGGACAATCCTGACGGCCAGGAGCACAACCTGGATTACCTCTGGACAACAGGACGCTATGACGATTTCATCCTCGACCTCGAATTTAAGGTAGTTGATGGGACCAACAGCGGCGTATTCTTTCGCACAGACGACGTCATGGATCCTGTATGGACAGGACTTGAAGTTCAGGTGACCAGTTCACATGGCCATAACGGCATCACACGGACCGGTACAGCCGGCGCTATCTATGACATGTTAGCGCCCACCAAAAATGCGGTTAACCCCTCTGGAGAATGGAATACCTACCGACTGAAATGCGTGGACAGCAAAATCCAGGTATGGCTCAATGAAGAGCACGTGGTTGATATGGATATTGCACATTGGCGAGAAGCCCACATGAATCCGGATGGCTCCCGCAATAAATTCCCCACACCCGGTACCGCGTTCGCACGTGAAGGACACATCGGCCTGCAAGATCATGGAAAACCGGTGTGGTATCGGAATATTAGAATAAAGAGGCTGTGA
- a CDS encoding SDR family oxidoreductase: MSNPILDQFNLSGGVAVITGAGGALCGALARALGQIGVKVAALDLNAERAEATVNDIVAAGGIAKAFPCNVLKEAELQAVYEQIVALWGPPDYLINGAGGNDPRGTTTNPFFEQGDAENEALTSFFDLEFEGFQFVFSLNFLGTFLPTKVFSRGMADREAGSIINISSMSALTPLTKVSAYSAAKAAVANFTQWLAVHFSHAGVRVNALAPGFFFTEQLKFLHINQETGEYTPRAKKVLAHTPMGRYGEPEELIGTVIYLLSDASRFVTGTVIPIDGGFSSYSI; encoded by the coding sequence ATGTCAAATCCCATTCTTGACCAGTTCAACCTCTCCGGTGGCGTTGCCGTAATTACAGGTGCGGGCGGGGCCCTTTGTGGGGCACTTGCTCGGGCACTCGGACAGATCGGTGTTAAGGTCGCTGCCCTGGATTTGAACGCTGAACGCGCCGAGGCTACCGTAAACGACATAGTTGCAGCGGGTGGCATTGCCAAGGCATTTCCCTGTAATGTGCTGAAAGAAGCAGAATTACAGGCCGTATACGAGCAGATCGTAGCCCTTTGGGGCCCGCCAGATTATCTAATCAACGGTGCTGGAGGAAATGACCCGCGTGGTACAACCACCAACCCGTTTTTTGAGCAGGGGGATGCTGAGAATGAGGCATTGACCAGTTTCTTCGACCTGGAATTTGAAGGATTCCAGTTTGTGTTTAGCCTTAATTTCCTGGGCACGTTTTTGCCAACCAAAGTGTTCTCGCGGGGAATGGCTGATCGGGAGGCCGGCTCCATCATTAATATTTCCTCGATGAGTGCGTTGACCCCGCTCACGAAGGTGTCCGCATACTCCGCAGCAAAAGCCGCCGTTGCCAATTTTACGCAGTGGCTTGCTGTACATTTCTCGCACGCGGGCGTTCGCGTGAACGCACTGGCACCAGGCTTTTTCTTTACCGAACAACTCAAGTTTCTGCACATCAATCAGGAGACAGGAGAATACACGCCGCGCGCTAAGAAAGTACTTGCGCACACGCCTATGGGTAGATACGGTGAACCCGAAGAATTAATCGGGACAGTGATTTACCTGCTTTCCGACGCTTCGAGGTTTGTCACAGGTACCGTTATTCCAATTGATGGCGGGTTCTCCTCTTACAGCATCTAA